Proteins from a single region of Sphingomonas sp.:
- the flgK gene encoding flagellar hook-associated protein FlgK, with protein sequence MSDMLSIAASGLRAYQTALTTTSENIANAGTTGYVRRTSNVREVSATGVTNTNGMGVVVSGIARQTDVYRAGQVRLASTDLGRSQTAATWLDRVQGALTGNQLSGQLTNFFISARTAAADPSNLGPRQAMLEAASSVAAGFTATGNALDAAMADLDATADAAVNQLSGLGATLARVNFALGNVAPNTSNAASLLDQRDQLLEQMSAITDINVSLDATGRAVVRQGGATGPVLVQGVSSATVTAVRNSAGAMSYSAFLDGGVQALTPSGGVLAGIGEGAAAIASARSQLNTLAQTFAQGVNAVQAGGDDLSGNAGAAMFTIGDPASNLTLALNDPRAIAGAGTGKGARDNSNFLALDAIRTANGAEQGLTNLITANGGALNARNAVVDAQTAIRDNAVAARDGVTGVNIDEEAVDLIRFQQAYQASGRVIQVAREVLQSIFEIR encoded by the coding sequence ATGAGCGACATGTTGTCGATCGCGGCATCGGGACTGCGCGCCTATCAGACCGCGCTGACCACGACGTCGGAGAACATCGCCAATGCCGGCACCACCGGCTATGTCCGCCGCACCTCGAACGTGCGCGAGGTCTCGGCCACGGGGGTCACCAACACCAACGGCATGGGCGTCGTGGTGTCGGGCATCGCCCGCCAGACCGACGTGTATCGCGCGGGCCAGGTCCGTCTCGCGAGTACCGATCTCGGCCGCAGCCAGACCGCAGCGACCTGGCTCGACCGCGTCCAGGGCGCACTGACCGGTAACCAGCTGAGCGGCCAGCTCACCAATTTCTTCATTTCCGCGCGCACCGCCGCCGCGGATCCGTCGAATCTCGGCCCGCGCCAGGCGATGCTCGAAGCGGCGTCCAGCGTCGCGGCGGGCTTCACCGCGACCGGCAACGCGCTCGACGCGGCGATGGCCGATCTCGACGCCACCGCCGATGCCGCGGTCAACCAGCTCAGCGGGCTCGGGGCCACGCTCGCACGCGTCAATTTCGCGCTCGGCAATGTCGCGCCGAACACCAGCAATGCCGCTTCCCTGCTCGATCAGCGCGATCAGCTGCTCGAACAGATGAGCGCGATCACCGACATCAACGTCTCGCTCGACGCAACCGGCCGCGCGGTCGTCCGCCAGGGTGGCGCAACCGGGCCGGTGCTGGTCCAGGGCGTGTCGTCGGCGACCGTCACCGCCGTGCGCAACAGCGCGGGGGCGATGTCCTATTCGGCGTTTCTCGATGGCGGCGTCCAGGCGCTGACGCCCTCGGGTGGCGTGCTTGCCGGGATCGGCGAAGGCGCCGCGGCGATCGCCAGCGCGCGCAGCCAGCTCAACACGTTGGCCCAGACCTTCGCGCAGGGCGTCAACGCCGTGCAGGCCGGTGGCGACGATCTGTCGGGCAATGCCGGCGCGGCGATGTTCACGATCGGCGATCCGGCGTCGAACCTGACGCTGGCGCTCAACGATCCGCGGGCGATCGCCGGCGCGGGGACCGGCAAGGGCGCGCGCGACAACAGCAATTTCCTGGCGCTCGACGCGATCCGCACCGCCAATGGCGCCGAGCAGGGCCTCACCAATCTGATCACCGCCAATGGCGGCGCGCTCAACGCTCGCAATGCGGTGGTCGATGCCCAGACCGCGATCCGTGACAATGCCGTTGCCGCGCGCGATGGCGTGACCGGGGTCAATATCGACGAGGAGGCGGTCGATCTGATCCGCTTCCAGCAGGCGTATCAGGCATCGGGCCGCGTCATCCAGGTGGCGCGCGAAGTGCTGCAATCCATCTTCGAGATCAGGTAA
- the flgL gene encoding flagellar hook-associated protein FlgL: MRVSTSQTYQRSMALMSNLSTLADKQQGQIATGKKVVNASDAPGAYRQLATLKRADANDQAYAKNVATAQGILDQADDTLSDIETQIQRAQELFTKAGNGTLTESDRNSIGKELESIRDTLFALANARDSRGQPIFGGATGDLPFAKAADGTITYVSSGEPSGIPIGDQLTMQVGTTGDRAFAADSTTNIFGVISQFTAALSSGGDVKAAANTAASSMTDALANVTAAHASIGARGTRLQMVADQLDYAATARDDARSAVEDVDLAATISNFQQTLTILQATQASFTKLTALSLFDYLR; the protein is encoded by the coding sequence ATGCGTGTATCCACTTCGCAAACCTATCAGCGCTCGATGGCGCTGATGTCGAACCTGTCGACGCTCGCGGACAAGCAGCAGGGGCAGATCGCCACCGGCAAGAAGGTGGTCAACGCGTCCGACGCGCCCGGCGCCTATCGCCAGCTCGCGACGCTGAAGCGCGCCGACGCCAACGACCAGGCCTATGCCAAGAATGTCGCGACCGCGCAGGGCATCCTCGATCAGGCCGACGACACGCTTTCCGATATCGAGACCCAGATCCAGCGCGCACAGGAGCTGTTCACCAAGGCGGGCAACGGCACGCTTACCGAATCGGACCGCAATTCGATCGGTAAGGAACTCGAGTCGATCCGCGACACGCTGTTCGCGCTCGCCAACGCCCGCGACAGCCGCGGCCAGCCGATCTTCGGCGGCGCGACCGGCGACCTGCCGTTCGCCAAGGCGGCGGACGGCACGATCACCTATGTCAGCAGCGGCGAGCCTTCGGGCATCCCGATCGGCGATCAGCTGACCATGCAGGTCGGCACCACCGGCGACCGCGCCTTCGCGGCCGACAGCACCACCAACATCTTCGGCGTGATCTCGCAATTCACCGCCGCGCTCAGCTCGGGCGGCGACGTCAAGGCGGCCGCCAATACCGCCGCCAGCAGCATGACCGACGCGCTTGCCAATGTGACGGCGGCGCACGCCTCGATCGGTGCGCGCGGCACCCGGCTGCAGATGGTGGCCGATCAGCTCGATTATGCGGCGACGGCGCGCGACGATGCGCGTTCGGCGGTCGAGGACGTCGATCTCGCCGCCACGATCTCCAATTTCCAGCAGACGCTGACGATCCTGCAGGCGACCCAGGCGAGCTTCACCAAGCTCACTGCGCTGTCATTGTTCGATTATCTGCGCTGA
- a CDS encoding rod-binding protein translates to MTHIAPIGSTAINTGGGVSADTSRLASKENLEAAGQRFEAIFVGMMLKSMRAAKLGDGLFDSKAQEQFRDMQDDKLAQSMAAHAPIGIGKAMTEFLAKAAGTEGAAAAKPEGSATP, encoded by the coding sequence GTGACCCACATCGCGCCCATCGGCAGCACCGCCATCAACACCGGTGGCGGCGTGTCCGCGGACACGTCGCGCCTCGCCTCGAAAGAGAACCTCGAAGCCGCCGGCCAGCGCTTCGAGGCGATCTTCGTTGGCATGATGCTGAAGTCGATGCGGGCTGCAAAGCTGGGCGACGGGCTGTTCGACAGCAAGGCGCAGGAGCAGTTCCGCGACATGCAGGACGACAAGCTCGCCCAATCGATGGCGGCGCATGCGCCGATCGGAATCGGCAAGGCGATGACCGAATTCCTCGCCAAGGCCGCCGGCACCGAAGGTGCCGCGGCCGCCAAGCCTGAAGGGAGCGCGACGCCATGA
- the flgG gene encoding flagellar basal-body rod protein FlgG — translation MGSSAMHIARTGLDAQDTRMRVISNNLANVNTTGFKRDRASFQTLAYQVVTAPGAASTAETKYATGLNLGTGVRVQGTARIETQGSLQTTGNAFDLALDGNGYFQVQMPGGQLGYTRAGNFSRSPEGMLITSEGYQVMPGITVPEGATSITIGTDGTVSATLQGQAEASQIGQIQIASFANPAGLQAAGDNYLIETSASGAVSMGNAGEEGRGRIRQGMLEGSNVNVVEELVDMIETQRAYEVNSKMISATDEMLKYVNQNI, via the coding sequence ATGGGTTCATCGGCAATGCACATCGCGCGGACCGGGCTCGACGCCCAGGATACGCGCATGCGGGTCATCTCGAACAACCTCGCCAACGTGAACACCACGGGCTTCAAGCGCGACCGCGCCTCGTTCCAGACCCTGGCCTATCAGGTCGTGACCGCGCCCGGCGCGGCATCGACCGCGGAAACCAAATACGCGACCGGCCTCAATCTCGGTACCGGCGTGCGCGTGCAGGGGACCGCCCGCATCGAGACTCAGGGCTCGCTCCAGACTACGGGCAACGCGTTCGACCTCGCTCTGGACGGCAATGGCTATTTCCAGGTGCAGATGCCCGGCGGCCAGCTCGGCTATACCCGCGCCGGCAATTTCAGCCGCTCGCCCGAAGGCATGCTGATCACCTCCGAAGGCTATCAGGTAATGCCCGGCATCACCGTGCCCGAAGGCGCGACCTCGATCACCATCGGTACCGACGGCACCGTCTCGGCGACGCTGCAGGGCCAGGCCGAGGCCAGCCAGATCGGCCAGATCCAGATCGCCAGCTTCGCCAACCCGGCGGGCCTGCAGGCGGCCGGCGACAATTATCTCATCGAGACCTCGGCTTCGGGCGCGGTCAGCATGGGCAATGCCGGCGAGGAAGGCCGTGGCCGCATCCGTCAGGGAATGCTCGAAGGATCGAACGTCAATGTCGTCGAGGAGCTCGTCGACATGATCGAGACCCAGCGCGCCTATGAGGTCAATTCGAAGATGATCTCGGCGACCGACGAGATGCTCAAATATGTCAACCAGAACATTTGA
- a CDS encoding flagellar basal body P-ring protein FlgI, translating to MIRTLLALVVLAFAAQPAVAQRVKDLGSFQGIRSNQLTGYGVVVGLPGTGDDNLEYTVQSMKGVAARFGLNLPQGVAPGLKNAAVVMITAELPPFAKPGQKLDITVSSMGKAKSLRGGTLILTPLQGADGQIYAMAQGNLAVSGLGAEGKDGSSVVVNIPSSGRIPEGATVERAVDTGFDKAPFLTFNLQRADFTTAQRVQDAINARFGGARARAIDGVSIAISAPEGRDVRAELMSEIENLTVEAAEAPAKVIVNARTGTVVINSAVRVSPAAVTHGKLTVRIDEAQQVSQPLPFSKGETKTEEHSTVGVEEEKRPMFLLDPGPKLADVVKAVNAIGASPADLVAILEALKQAGALKAELIIL from the coding sequence ATGATCCGCACTCTTCTCGCGCTTGTCGTGCTCGCCTTCGCCGCCCAGCCGGCGGTGGCGCAGCGCGTCAAGGACCTCGGCAGCTTCCAGGGCATCCGCTCGAACCAGTTGACCGGTTACGGTGTGGTGGTCGGCCTGCCTGGTACCGGCGACGACAATCTCGAATATACCGTCCAGTCGATGAAAGGCGTCGCCGCGCGCTTCGGCCTCAACCTGCCGCAAGGCGTGGCGCCGGGCCTCAAGAACGCGGCGGTGGTGATGATCACCGCCGAGCTGCCGCCGTTCGCCAAACCGGGCCAGAAGCTTGACATCACCGTCTCGTCGATGGGCAAGGCCAAGTCGTTGCGCGGCGGTACGTTGATCCTGACCCCGCTACAGGGCGCCGATGGCCAGATCTACGCGATGGCGCAGGGCAACCTCGCCGTCTCGGGGTTGGGCGCCGAGGGCAAGGACGGATCGTCGGTGGTGGTCAACATCCCGTCTTCGGGCCGCATCCCCGAGGGCGCCACGGTCGAGCGCGCGGTCGATACCGGCTTCGACAAGGCGCCGTTCCTGACCTTCAACCTCCAGCGCGCCGATTTCACCACCGCGCAGCGCGTGCAGGACGCGATCAACGCCCGTTTCGGCGGCGCGCGTGCCCGCGCGATCGATGGCGTCTCGATCGCGATTTCCGCGCCCGAGGGCCGCGACGTGCGCGCCGAATTGATGAGCGAAATCGAGAATCTGACAGTCGAGGCAGCCGAAGCGCCGGCCAAGGTAATCGTTAACGCGCGCACCGGCACGGTGGTCATCAACTCGGCCGTCCGGGTCAGCCCGGCCGCGGTAACACATGGTAAACTCACTGTTCGTATTGATGAAGCCCAACAGGTTTCGCAGCCTTTGCCGTTTAGCAAGGGTGAGACCAAGACCGAGGAGCATTCCACGGTCGGCGTCGAAGAGGAGAAGCGCCCGATGTTCCTGCTCGATCCCGGCCCCAAGCTGGCCGATGTCGTCAAGGCGGTGAACGCCATCGGCGCGTCGCCGGCCGATCTGGTCGCGATCCTCGAGGCACTCAAGCAAGCCGGCGCGCTCAAGGCGGAGTTGATCATACTGTGA
- the motA gene encoding flagellar motor stator protein MotA: MFVAIGFVVLIAMVFGGFAFTGGALGPVMHALPHEMLIIGGAAVGALIIGNSGKELKALGGGFMKVVKGPKYKKQDYLDTIFLVSKLMKMLRTEGPIALEPHVEDPKSSAIFAEYPRLLADHTLINLITDTLRLVVVSSGTLDVHAVEDVMDNAIKTHHHEVQGPQGTLQSLGDALPALGIVAAVLGVVKTMGSIDKPPSILGAMIGSALVGTFLGVLLAYGLVGPLANRLQQVIDADAAIYNVVKQIIIASLHGHPQPLVIEAARSGIAHSNQPNFGEVFDGLRGR, translated from the coding sequence ATGTTCGTAGCAATCGGCTTTGTTGTGCTGATCGCGATGGTCTTCGGGGGCTTCGCCTTTACGGGCGGAGCGCTGGGGCCGGTCATGCATGCGCTTCCCCATGAAATGCTGATCATCGGCGGCGCCGCGGTCGGCGCGCTGATCATCGGCAATTCGGGCAAGGAACTGAAGGCGCTGGGCGGTGGCTTCATGAAGGTCGTCAAGGGGCCGAAGTACAAGAAGCAGGATTATCTCGACACGATCTTCCTCGTCTCGAAGCTGATGAAGATGCTGCGCACCGAGGGCCCGATCGCGCTCGAGCCGCATGTCGAGGATCCGAAATCCTCCGCGATCTTCGCCGAATATCCGCGCCTGCTCGCCGATCACACGCTGATCAACCTGATCACCGATACGCTGCGCCTCGTCGTCGTCTCGTCGGGCACGCTCGACGTGCACGCGGTCGAGGACGTGATGGATAACGCCATCAAGACCCACCATCATGAAGTCCAGGGCCCGCAGGGCACGCTGCAATCGCTGGGCGACGCGCTGCCGGCGCTCGGCATCGTCGCGGCGGTGCTCGGCGTCGTCAAGACGATGGGCTCGATCGACAAGCCGCCGAGCATCCTCGGCGCGATGATCGGTTCGGCGCTGGTCGGCACCTTTCTCGGGGTGTTGCTTGCTTACGGCCTGGTCGGCCCGCTCGCCAATCGCCTTCAGCAGGTGATCGATGCCGACGCGGCGATCTACAATGTCGTCAAGCAGATCATCATCGCCTCGCTCCACGGCCATCCGCAGCCGCTGGTGATCGAAGCCGCGCGCTCGGGCATCGCCCATAGCAACCAGCCGAACTTCGGCGAGGTGTTCGACGGGCTGAGGGGCCGGTAA
- a CDS encoding flagellar basal body L-ring protein FlgH, which produces MGFSATPAQAQFLGIGKKKAKEDFSATMPAQVPVVAAPANGGIFQASDGYAALYEGTRARRVGDPLTIVLVERTSASKSAGSKLDSSGGFSITPPSTGNLSLFKSTDASVSGSRNFNGSGSADQANALSGEVSVTVAAVYPNGTMLVQGQKRVTLNRGDEFVQIKGLIRIADIDANNRVPSTRVADARIAYTGKGDVARASRQGWLSRFFSVISPF; this is translated from the coding sequence ATGGGCTTCTCCGCCACGCCCGCCCAGGCGCAGTTCCTAGGCATCGGCAAGAAGAAGGCGAAGGAGGATTTTTCGGCTACCATGCCCGCGCAGGTGCCGGTCGTCGCCGCGCCCGCCAATGGCGGCATCTTCCAGGCGAGCGATGGCTATGCCGCGCTCTACGAGGGCACGCGCGCGCGCCGTGTCGGCGATCCGCTGACCATCGTCCTGGTCGAGCGCACCAGCGCGTCCAAATCCGCGGGCTCGAAGCTCGATTCGAGCGGCGGCTTCTCGATAACGCCGCCGAGCACGGGCAATCTCTCGCTGTTCAAGTCCACCGACGCCAGCGTCAGCGGCAGCCGCAACTTCAACGGCTCGGGCAGCGCCGATCAGGCCAATGCCCTGTCCGGCGAAGTCAGCGTGACCGTCGCGGCGGTCTATCCCAACGGGACGATGCTCGTGCAGGGCCAGAAGCGGGTGACCCTCAATCGCGGCGACGAGTTCGTCCAGATCAAGGGCCTGATTCGCATCGCCGATATCGACGCGAACAACCGTGTGCCGAGCACCCGCGTCGCCGATGCCCGCATCGCCTACACCGGCAAGGGCGATGTCGCCCGCGCCAGCCGTCAGGGCTGGCTCAGCCGGTTCTTCTCCGTGATCAGCCCCTTCTAG
- a CDS encoding flagellar motor protein MotB, which produces MAGRAPHGSNQPPKIIVKKVYIEGHGGGHHGGAWKVAYADFVTAMMAFFLLMWLLGATTEKQRKALADYFAPTLVEFRQNSAGSNGLLHGDALNAQENYPNRAGQTGTRSMTVPAGATGGKDVGTGEKGTLKDQRALTAQDQQNFSRASQRLQQQMRANPKLSRLAKHVRFVQTRDGMRIDLVDDANYSMFDVGTTALVPEAGNLIGLIAQSLAGMENPIMIRGHTDSLGYGDPRNMNNWMLSSGRAEATRRRLAAGGVPEKAFDRIEGVADREPMIVENPMDPRNRRVSITLLYRKTAFGDQPTGQRFRPQQPAIDLPPKPTAGAH; this is translated from the coding sequence GTGGCCGGACGCGCTCCGCATGGGAGCAACCAGCCACCCAAGATCATCGTCAAGAAGGTCTATATCGAAGGGCATGGCGGCGGCCATCACGGCGGCGCCTGGAAGGTCGCCTATGCCGATTTCGTGACCGCGATGATGGCGTTCTTCCTGCTGATGTGGCTGCTCGGCGCTACCACCGAGAAGCAGCGCAAGGCGCTCGCCGACTATTTCGCGCCGACCCTGGTCGAATTCAGGCAGAACAGTGCCGGCTCGAACGGGCTGCTGCATGGCGACGCGCTCAACGCGCAGGAGAATTATCCCAATCGCGCCGGGCAGACCGGCACGCGCTCGATGACCGTTCCCGCCGGCGCCACCGGCGGCAAGGATGTCGGCACCGGCGAGAAGGGGACGCTCAAGGACCAGCGCGCATTGACCGCGCAGGACCAGCAGAACTTCTCGCGCGCCAGCCAGCGCCTGCAACAGCAGATGCGCGCCAATCCCAAGCTGTCGCGGCTCGCCAAGCACGTCCGCTTCGTCCAGACGCGCGACGGCATGCGGATCGACCTGGTCGACGATGCCAATTATTCGATGTTCGATGTCGGCACGACCGCGCTGGTGCCTGAAGCGGGCAACCTGATCGGGCTGATCGCGCAGTCGCTGGCCGGCATGGAGAATCCGATCATGATCCGCGGCCATACCGACAGCCTCGGCTATGGCGATCCGCGCAACATGAACAACTGGATGCTGTCGAGCGGCCGCGCCGAGGCGACGCGCCGGCGGCTGGCCGCGGGCGGGGTGCCCGAAAAGGCGTTCGACCGGATCGAGGGCGTCGCCGACCGCGAGCCGATGATCGTCGAGAATCCGATGGACCCGCGCAACCGCCGCGTTTCGATCACCCTGCTCTATCGCAAGACCGCGTTCGGCGATCAGCCGACGGGGCAGCGCTTCCGGCCGCAGCAGCCGGCGATCGACCTGCCGCCCAAGCCGACGGCAGGCGCGCACTAA
- a CDS encoding TonB-dependent receptor, producing MRRLSAVAIALLASAMPVMAHAQQTPPPAPQEAEEEADGEIVVSGQLRGAVEGDIPPEVQLSPADIRALGVPTIADLITELAPQTGSGRGRGGEQPVVLLNGRRISSFSEIREMPTEAIERVDILPEDVALKYGYRADQKVVNIVLRRRFRAITTEAEARVPTAGGFAGGKGDVNILKISRDKRVNLDVQYTGASGLLESERDVISRPTNGQTGDQTPYRTLIAPRQQLTINGVYSQNLSSKISGSFNARLEVDQRQALLGLDNQFPQFRDTKSQTAHTGFSLNGDGLPWSRDWRWSLTGNYDRVATRSVTGRGIGATDLADSTSNVATVDALFRGPLLKLPAGDLSANIRLGASTSDFDRSSLRGGVAGSGSTSRDSGSMAVNVDLPIASRRRDVLGVLGDLSLNANAEIERLSDFGTLVTTGYGLNWSPIKQVRFIASFTDEEGAPSAQQLGDPTLATPNVPVFDYVRGETAFVTNITGGNPLLTADSRHVMKLGLSIRPLDETDLSLRADYISSTARNQISAFPASSAAVEAAFPGRFVRDGSGRLISVDNRAVNFASAERSQLRWGFNFSMPLSSVLEKRIEERRAEFEKRRAEAAANGTPLPERPRRERGEGANVPAQQPPQGGFFGGGGGRGPGGGGFGGGRGFGGGGRGFGGPNGALAGRINFSLYHTWHFKELVTIRDNLPVLDLLNGAATGSRGGQPEHEIEAQGGVSKDGLGFRVNAKWQSGTTVFTGAAGSGNRLDFGSTGTIGLRLFADLGQQIKLVRDHRWLRGTRVTLSVDNLFDTHPRVTDQTGAVPLSYQPDLLDPQGRMIRLSIRKLFF from the coding sequence ATGCGTAGATTGAGTGCAGTGGCGATTGCTTTGCTCGCGAGTGCGATGCCGGTGATGGCCCATGCCCAGCAAACGCCGCCGCCTGCGCCGCAGGAAGCCGAGGAAGAGGCGGATGGCGAGATCGTCGTCAGCGGCCAGCTGCGCGGCGCGGTCGAAGGCGACATCCCGCCCGAGGTTCAGCTTTCCCCGGCCGACATTCGCGCTTTGGGCGTGCCGACCATCGCCGATCTGATCACAGAGCTCGCGCCGCAAACCGGCAGCGGGCGCGGGCGCGGCGGCGAACAGCCGGTGGTGCTGCTCAACGGCCGCCGCATCTCGAGCTTCAGCGAAATCCGCGAGATGCCGACCGAGGCGATCGAGCGCGTCGATATCCTGCCCGAGGATGTCGCGCTCAAATATGGCTATCGCGCCGACCAGAAGGTGGTGAACATCGTCCTGCGCCGCCGCTTCCGCGCGATCACCACCGAGGCGGAAGCCCGCGTGCCAACCGCGGGGGGCTTCGCCGGTGGCAAGGGCGACGTCAACATCCTCAAGATCAGCCGTGACAAGCGCGTCAATCTCGATGTGCAATATACTGGCGCGTCGGGATTGCTCGAAAGCGAGCGCGACGTGATTTCGCGCCCGACGAACGGGCAGACCGGGGACCAGACCCCGTACCGGACCCTGATCGCGCCGCGCCAGCAGCTGACGATAAACGGCGTGTACAGCCAGAATCTCTCGTCCAAGATCAGCGGATCGTTCAACGCGCGGCTCGAAGTCGACCAGCGCCAGGCGCTGCTCGGTCTCGACAACCAGTTCCCGCAATTTCGCGATACCAAGAGCCAGACCGCGCATACCGGCTTCTCGCTCAATGGCGACGGGCTGCCATGGAGCCGCGACTGGCGCTGGTCGCTGACCGGGAATTACGACCGAGTCGCCACGCGCAGCGTTACCGGTCGCGGCATCGGCGCGACCGACCTTGCCGATTCGACATCGAATGTCGCCACGGTAGACGCGCTGTTTCGCGGACCGCTGCTCAAGCTGCCCGCGGGAGACCTGTCGGCCAACATCCGGCTGGGTGCGAGTACCAGCGACTTCGATCGCAGCTCGCTGCGGGGCGGAGTCGCGGGAAGCGGATCGACGTCGCGCGACAGCGGCAGCATGGCGGTGAATGTCGATCTGCCGATCGCCAGCCGCCGCCGCGACGTGCTGGGCGTCCTTGGCGACCTCTCGCTCAACGCCAATGCCGAGATCGAGCGTCTTTCCGATTTCGGCACGCTGGTCACCACCGGCTATGGCCTGAACTGGTCGCCGATCAAGCAGGTGCGCTTCATCGCCTCGTTCACCGACGAGGAAGGTGCGCCCAGCGCCCAGCAGCTGGGCGACCCGACACTGGCAACGCCCAATGTGCCGGTGTTCGACTATGTCCGCGGCGAAACCGCGTTCGTGACCAATATCACCGGCGGCAACCCGCTGCTGACCGCCGACAGCCGCCACGTCATGAAGCTCGGGCTCAGCATCCGCCCGCTCGACGAGACCGATCTCTCGCTCAGGGCCGATTACATCTCCAGCACCGCCCGCAACCAGATTTCGGCGTTCCCGGCGTCAAGCGCGGCTGTCGAGGCGGCATTCCCCGGGCGGTTCGTGCGCGACGGCAGCGGACGGCTGATCAGCGTCGACAATCGCGCCGTCAATTTCGCCAGCGCCGAACGCTCGCAACTGCGCTGGGGCTTCAACTTTTCGATGCCGCTGAGCTCGGTGCTGGAAAAGCGCATCGAGGAACGCCGCGCCGAATTCGAGAAGCGCCGCGCGGAAGCCGCGGCCAACGGTACGCCGCTGCCCGAACGCCCGCGCCGCGAGCGCGGCGAAGGCGCCAATGTACCGGCGCAGCAGCCGCCACAGGGTGGCTTCTTCGGCGGAGGCGGCGGGCGCGGTCCCGGCGGCGGGGGGTTTGGCGGCGGCCGCGGCTTTGGCGGCGGTGGACGTGGCTTTGGCGGGCCCAACGGCGCGCTGGCCGGCCGGATCAATTTCAGCCTCTATCACACCTGGCACTTCAAGGAGCTGGTGACGATCCGCGACAACCTGCCGGTGCTCGACCTGCTCAACGGCGCCGCGACCGGCAGCCGCGGCGGCCAGCCCGAGCATGAGATCGAAGCGCAGGGCGGGGTCTCGAAGGACGGGCTCGGCTTCCGCGTCAACGCCAAATGGCAAAGCGGGACGACGGTATTCACCGGCGCCGCCGGCAGCGGCAACCGCCTCGATTTCGGCAGCACCGGCACGATCGGCCTGAGGCTGTTCGCCGACCTCGGGCAGCAGATCAAGCTGGTGCGCGATCATCGCTGGCTGCGCGGGACGCGGGTGACGCTGTCGGTCGACAATCTGTTCGACACGCATCCGCGCGTGACCGATCAGACCGGGGCGGTGCCGCTCAGCTACCAGCCCGATCTGCTCGATCCGCAGGGCCGGATGATCCGGCTCAGCATCCGCAAGCTGTTCTTCTAG